The following are encoded in a window of Mycosarcoma maydis chromosome 10, whole genome shotgun sequence genomic DNA:
- a CDS encoding uncharacterized protein (related to SPS19 peroxisomal 2,4-dienoyl-CoA reductase), giving the protein MSAGSTWSPLDFGLSGVHVLVSGASGGIGFETAKTFLAAGAKVTAHYNSTPRELSTTPDLVALQADVTSESDVERLFSQAEAKQCVPVQVLVVNHGIWPVQAVPLSDMSLDQWRNTHSVNLDGAFLLVRSFLSNLKGKPANITDPASICFIGSTAGKFGEHDHADYASTKSALMYGLVPTLKNEIVRIAPKARVNSVNPGWVYTPLAEETIKDDKVRARALASTPLQKVAMPADIARQVVVLSSPTLSGHVTGVNLQVDGGMEGRCLYPPPA; this is encoded by the exons ATGTCGGCAGGCTCGACCTGGTCTCCGCTCGACTTCGGGCTTAGCGGTGTGCACGTGCTGGTGTCCGGCGCTTCGGGTG GAATCGGCTTCGAAACGGCCAAAACGTTTCTTGCGGCCGGAGCCAAAGTGACAGCGCACTACAACAGTACGCCCCGTGAGCTCAGCACCACGCCGGATCTGGTTGCACTCCAAGCGGATGTAACGAGCGAGTCGGATGTCGAACGACTTTTCAGCCAAGCTGAGGCAAAGCAATGTGTACCGGTGCaggtgctcgtcgtcaaccACGGTATCTGGCCTGTCCAAGCTGTGCCTCTATCAGATATGTCGCTCGATCAATGGCGCAACACGCACTCGGTCAACTTGGATGGTGCATTCCTGCTTGTGCGTTCGTTCCTGTCCAACCTCAAAGGCAAGCCTGCCAACATCACAGATCccgcctcgatctgcttcaTCGGTAGCACCGCCGGCAAGTTCGGAGAGCACGACCACGCTGATTACGCCTCCACCAAGTCTGCCTTGATGTACGGACTGGTGCCAACGCTCAAGAACGAGATTGTAAGAATCGCACCAAAGGCGAGAGTCAACTCGGTCAATCCAGGTTGGGTATACACCCCTTTGGCAGAAGAGACGATCAAGGACGACAAGGTGCGCGCGAGAGCACTCGCCAGCACACCGCTTCAGAAGGTGGCGATGCCGGCCGATATCGCCCGacaggtggtggtgctttCAAGTCCGACCCTCAGTGGCCACGTCACCGGCGTCAATTTGCAGGTCGATGGCGGCATGGAAGGTCGCTGTCTCTACCCACCTCCTGCATAG
- a CDS encoding uncharacterized protein (related to RAD54 - DNA-dependent ATPase of the Snf2p family), protein MDTNAHHAAQPKPARPRGTLGLKRASHSALASAGFASPSRIARATSTDSVVTPAKRARLVLPTQQEHDDHLDSESIPAATVGANDTPPSHAFLLSRNSSNQASSSSNAASPSSNSFGPFYLCTWRKPQQKKHKTWDGDAILVVKDAGERCTLICSQTGKQLVASARFAFNRLSFGDELALGGKEIEIDREIDLLEYRKLIAFTRGELSPLRNAPPPTATRTLKPFAIPTRRSTIKPVDLNQITPARAETFYGKPAPKLIRKLPDLDHDPSASRNTSPSRVSGLNNPGNGQTPHPRFDPNEPGAIVMKRPDERHQRAHNPKRRPVVDVVLDPQLTKALRPHQVEGVKFLYERVMGMHADGTKGKGAILADEMGLGKTLQTIALILTLIKQSCYYTSKSSTIERAMIVCPLTLVKNWKREFRKWIGSNSLNVLCIDEDCGREHVERFARSKAYHVMVIGYEKLRSCIDIVKTAQPPVDLIVCDEGHRLKSKDAQTTKMFDELSTERKIILSGTPIQNNLSELYAMIDFVIPDLLGKPESFKTLFEEPILRSRAKHASKHAKAVGQARLGALMTVTKDIILRRTADILTKFLPPKHEMVLFCSPSEEQLRIYQAILGSSQVRSLLQGAPGNGLLQIGVLRKLCNSPELLLKDTEADADSPTKALVGDLTRFFPPNFVRNEARFGGKLICVMNLLQTVRAQTDDKVVLVSNFTSTLDIIEAMMRKKRYPYLRLDGKTPQDERMAMVNQFNREGVDKSFVFLLSAKSGGVGLNLIGANRLVLIDSDWNPSTDLQAMARIHRDGQKKPCYIYRLLLSGTMDEKIYQRQISKLGLSDSLMNAEKKTTSDTFSQEELRDIFTLHLDSTCISHRQLLCDCDGKGGSATLDKPEQTSSGTWTDSQSSTNSDDDEQLPGFVAASQHAVDKTAQDKLERRKKLLALYKWAHYDCVLHPNHFDHDEIAAAIIRNARHERRANKVATSLVKTEPDDEWSRNMKHRDDDLVFSSADDDDQEDEVDDPALSGLGGSSDFRLDEVEAGRILFVFAKNSDAATDKAASPTLTTPPALD, encoded by the coding sequence ATGGATACAAATGCGCAtcacgctgctcaacccaagccagctcgtccacgAGGCACGCTCGGTCTCAAGCGCGCATCCCACTCGGCCCTAGCCAGCGCTGGCTTTGCTTCTCCATCTCGCATCGCCAGGGCCACTTCTACCGATAGCGTCGTCACTCCTGCCAAAAGGGCCAGACTCGTGCTTCCGACACAGCAGGAACACGATGATCATCTCGATTCCGAATCAATACCCGCAGCCACCGTAGGCGCAAATGACACACCGCCTTCGCATGCTTTCCTGCTCAGCCGCAACTCGTCCAATCAAgcctcctcatcttccaACGCAGCATCACCTTCGTCCAATAGTTTCGGTCCTTTCTACCTCTGCACCTGGAGAAAGCCACAGCAAAAGAAGCACAAGACCTGGGACGGTGatgccatcctcgtcgtaAAAGACGCTGGAGAACGTTGCACCCTCATCTGCTCACAGACCGGCAAGCAACTCGTCGCATCCGCTCGCTTTGCATTCAACCGTCTCTCTTTCGGCGACGAATTGGCGCTCGGTGGCAAAGAAatcgagatcgatcgaGAAATTGACCTCTTAGAATACCGCAAGCTCATAGCTTTCACCCGTGGAGAGTTATCACCTCTTAGAAACGCTCCTCCACCCACAGCCACCCGCACCCTCAAGCCCTTTGCTATACCCACAAGACGTTCCACCATCAAACCGGTCGATCTCAATCAGATTActcctgctcgagcagaaaCCTTTTACGGCAAGCCCGCTCCCAAACTCATCCGCAAACTCCCTGACCTCGACCACGATCCGTCTGCCTCGCGAAATACAAGCCCCTCACGCGTTAGCGGACTCAACAATCCCGGCAACGGTCAAACTCCGCATCCTCGATTCGACCCCAACGAACCCGGCGCCATCGTCATGAAACGCCCCGACGAGAGACACCAACGTGCTCACAATCCCAAACGCCGTCccgtcgtcgacgtcgtccTCGATCCGCAACTCACCAAAGCATTGCGTCCTCATCAGGTAGAAGGCGTCAAATTTTTGTATGAGCGTGTCATGGGCATGCATGCCGACGGCACAAAGGGCAAAGGCGCCATCTTGGCCGACGAAATGGGTCTTGGCAAGACGCTCCAAACCATCGCGCTCATCCTCACCCTCATCAAGCAATCCTGCTATTACACCTCCAAGTCGTCCACCATCGAGCGTGCCATGATCGTCTGCccactcacactcgtcaAGAACTGGAAGCGCGAGTTTCGCAAGTGGATCGGCTCCAATTCTCTCAACGtgctctgcatcgacgaggatTGCGGTCGtgagcatgtcgagcgctTTGCCCGCTCCAAGGCCTACCATGTCATGGTCATCGGCTATGAAAAGCTCAggagctgcatcgacattgtcaaAACCGCCCAACCGCCTGTCGATCTGATCGTTTGCGACGAGGGTCACAGACTCAAATCCAAGGATGCCCAGACCACCAAAATGTTTGACGAGCTATCAACCGAACGCAAAATCATCCTCTCGGGCACGCCCATTCAGAACAACCTCTCCGAACTCTACGCTATGATCGACTTTGTCATTCCCGATCTGCTAGGCAAGCCAGAGTCCTTCAAAACCCTCTTTGAGGAACCCATCCTGCGCTCACGCGCCAAGCACGCCTCCAAGCACGCCAAAGCTGTTGGCCAAGCACGCCTCGGTGCACTCATGACCGTCACAAAGGACATCATCCTCCGTCGCACTGCCGACATTCTCACAAAGTTCCTCCCACCCAAACACGAGATGGTGCTCTTCTGCAGCCCGAGTGaggagcagctgcgcatctACCAGGCCATCCTTGGCTCGAGCCAAGTGCGCTCGCTCCTCCAGGGCGCACCGGGCAACGGCCTTTTACAGATCGGCGTGCTGCGAAAGCTGTGCAACAGCCCAGAGCTCTTGCTCAAAGATACCGAAGCAGATGCCGACAGCCCCACCAAGGCGCTCGTAGGCGACCTGACGCGCTTCTTCCCACCCAATTTTGTACGCAACGAAGCCAGGTTTGGCGGTAAGCTCATCTGCGTCATGAACCTGCTTCAAACGGTCAGGGCACAGACCGATGACAAGGTGGTGCTGGTCTCCAACTTTACCAGCACCTTGGACATCATCGAGGCCATgatgaggaagaagcgctaCCCTTATCTCCGACTGGATGGAAAGACGCCGCAGGATGAGAGGATGGCCATGGTCAACCAGTTCAACCGCGAAGGCGTTGACAAATCGTTTGTCTTTCTGCTTTCGGCAAAGAGCGGCGGCGTGGGTCTCAACCTGATCGGTGCAAATCGATTGGTGCTGATCGACTCGGACTGGAATCCGTCCACGGATCTTCAGGCGATGGCACGCATTCATCGAGACGGACAGAAGAAGCCATGCTACATCTACCGATTGCTGCTTTCGGGCACCATGGACGAAAAAATTTACCAGCGACAAATCTCCAAACTCGGCCTATCAGATTCCCTCATGAATGCCGAAAAGAAGACGACATCGGACACATTCTCTCAAGAAGAGCTTCGTGATATCTTTACGCTGCATCTCGATTCAACGTGCATCAGCCACCGACAACTCctctgcgactgcgacgGCAAAGGTGGCAGTGCTACACTCGACAAGCCTGAACAGACTTCATCCGGTACATGGACCGATAGCCAAAGCTCGACaaacagcgacgacgacgagcaactGCCAGGATTTGTTGCTGCATCGCAGCATGCTGTCGACAAAACAGCGCAAGACAAGCTGGAAAGACGCAAGAAATTGCTTGCGCTTTACAAGTGGGCGCATTACGACTGCGTGCTGCACCCGAACCATTTTGACCACGACGAGATCGCAGCTGCCATCATCCGCAATGCTCGACACGAGAGAAGAGCGAACAAGGTCGCAACATCGCTCGTGAAAACCGAGCCGGACGACGAGTGGAGTCGCAACATGAAGCATCGAGATGACGACCTTGTCTTTTCATCggccgacgatgatgatcaGGAGGATGAGGTAGATGATCCAGCGCTCTCGGGCTTGGGCGGCAGCAGTGACTTCAGATTGGACGAGGTCGAAGCAGGTCGAATCTTGTTTGTGTTCGCCAAGAACTCGGACGCGGCCACAGACAAGGCAGCGTCACCTACGCTCACGACTCCGCCGGCACTCGACTAG
- a CDS encoding UDP-N-acetylglucosamine--dolichyl-phosphate N-acetylglucosaminephosphotransferase (related to ALG7 - UDP-N-acetylglucosamine-1-phosphate transferase) codes for MTWHVAAAFVLPIGTLALVLPPLLQLEASGDHYASGGGWPPFEWLAELFLGSKPCKLTRLLDYLVSLEQRRTILYYDDAFPGLFAALGLSLVGYWAASVAIARTKDVFFARGFKGRDLLKHKLEPIPESLGLPTAAVYMGVLFVFIPFRYFSSRPQRVYKTADDWQGRMDGRLGFPHHELATFLSALLSFLSAIVLGFLDDVFDIRWRYKLPIPIISSIPLLTVYYAGGGATSVVVPGWPGVLRRWMGSSILELGPLYYLYMSLLSTFCTNSINIIAGINGVEVGQAIVISISLCINSLLYLDSRAGMQGSRSSTELLRRHLFSLYLLLPLTAVCMALFSWNRYPARVFVGDTFCYFAGMVFSTVGILGHFSKTVLLFFVPQIFNFVLSCPQLFGLVPNPRHRVPRYHAETNSLYPSIQYFGSGDVDKDKQLTNTSMQPLHPASTVSTLVLKSLSALHLVQLEFYDAQQRRIKSTTNLTILNAILVLRRVRHRSHPTHDNQIPFTGPHISEYSLWLHTMLLQVAGSCLAFAIRYWLASIVFP; via the coding sequence ATGACTTGGCAcgtcgcagcagctttcgTGCTGCCGATTGGCACGCTGGCATTGGTGCTTCCGCCGTTGTTACAGCTAGAAGCGTCCGGGGATCACTATGCCAGTGGTGGAGGGTGGCCGCCGTTTGAATGgctcgccgagctgttTCTTGGCTCGAAACCATGCAAGCTCACAAGGCTGCTTGACTACCTTGTGTCGTTGGAGCAGCGACGGACGATTCTGTACTACGACGATGCGTTTCCGGGCTTGTTCGCGGCGCTCGGCCTTTCGTTAGTGGGATACTGGGCGGCTAGCGTAGCCATTGCGAGGACCAAGGACGTGTTTTTCGCTCGCGGCTTCAAGGGTCGAgatctgctcaagcacaagctcgagccaaTTCCAGAGAGTCTCGGACTTCCAACCGCGGCGGTGTACATGGGCGTCTTGTTCGTGTTCATCCCGTTCAGGTACTTTTCATCTCGACCGCAGCGCGTGTACAAGACGGCCGACGATTGGCAAGGTCGCATGGATGGCAGGCTTGGATTTCCGCATCACGAGCTGGCGACGTTTCTGTCGGCTTTGCTCTCGTTCTTATCGGCAATCGTGTTGGGATTCTTGGACGACGTGTTCGACATTCGCTGGAGGTACAAGCTTCCGATCCCGATTATTTCGAGCATCCCGCTGCTGACCGTCTACTACGCAGGTGGAGGAGCAAcgtcggtggtggtgcctGGATGGCCTGGTGTGCTGAGGCGATGGATGGGTTCGTCGATTCTGGAACTTGGTCCGCTGTACTACCTGTACATGTCGCTACTCTCGACGTTCTGCACCAATAGCATCAACATCATTGCCGGCATCAACGGTGTCGAGGTGGGGCAGGCGATCgtgatctcgatctcgctgtGCATCAATAGCTTGCTCTACCTCGACTCTCGTGCTGGCATGCAAGgatctcgatcgagcaCCGAGTTGCTTCGACGTCACCTGTTCAGTCTCTACCTTTTGCTGCCGTTGACCGCCGTGTGCATGGCGCTGTTCTCGTGGAACAGGTATCCGGCGCGTGTGTTTGTGGGTGATACCTTTTGCTATTTTGCCGGCATGGTGTTTTCCACTGTCGGCATCTTGGGACATTTCAGCAAGACTGTGTTGCTATTTTTCGTTCCGCAGATCTTCAACTTTGTGCTCAGCTGTCCGCAGCTGTTTGGACTGGTCCCGAatcctcggcatcgcgtTCCGAGGTATCacgccgagaccaacagTCTATATCCTTCGATCCAATACTTTGGCTCTGGCGATgtcgacaaggacaagcagCTGACCAATACGTCGATGCAACCTTTACATCCCGCCAGTACCGTCTCGACGTTGgtgctcaagtcgctctCTGCGCTCCACCTGGTCCAACTCGAGTTCTACGATGCGCAACAACGTCGAATCAAGAGCACTACGAATCTCACCATCCTCAacgccatcctcgtcttgcGACGTGTCCGACATCGATCCCATCCAACCCACGACAACCAAATCCCTTTCACTGGTCCACACATCTCTGAATACAGCCTGTGGCTCCACACCATGCTACTCCAAGTCGCCGGTTCAtgccttgcctttgccatCCGTTATTGGCTCGCCTCCATCGTGTTTCCATAG
- a CDS encoding uncharacterized protein (related to TFA1 - TFIIE subunit (transcription initiation factor), 66 kD) — MSSLSGLGRAGHDSELKLASEEQLSAIRRMAQIVARIFYDDRHIVLMDQLVSITVLPADVLAHRLGIQVKELAALSSKLLEDKLICTFRRNEIRDTITNRSVPRTYYYLDFKLFLDVTKWRMMSIRKKIDTRLRNELDNKGYVCPRCKKSYSTLEVAHLLDMFRNVFVCDTPGCSTELVDNEEAEDVKRSKDSLMRFNEQLSTLLGGLRRTEGITLPPLDVGAWLTKHAASQPWFAARSEDASSAPPSTVNGAPALQVDLASNDPAAEAARRLAKQKAEDEQRKQNALPAWHLASTVSGEQTALGRKQQRLSSSNGFDLDEGRQDDDADDDDYYAQYASLQTAEAAAAAAADSSSKPNQAPLVDEEEFDDFEPVTQPSTDAGTQRKRSRSRSASDADNKRAKSTVHASASGDNTVTVETGEDEDGMDDFEDVV, encoded by the coding sequence ATGTCAAGCCTAAGTGGGCTTGGTCGTGCTGGCCACGATtccgagctcaagctcgctaGCGAGGAACAACTCTCGGCCATCCGCAGAATGGCTCAGATTGTGGCACGCATCTTTTACGATGATCGACACATTGTTCTCATGGACCAGCTCGTCAGCATCACAGTGCTTCCGGCCGATGTTCTCGCGCACCGTCTCGGCATTCAAGTCAAGGAGCTAGCAGCGCTTTCATCCAAACTCTTGGAAGACAAGCTGATCTGCACCTTTCGCAGAAACGAAATCAGAGATaccatcaccaatcgtAGCGTTCCTCGGACGTACTACTATCTCGATTtcaagctcttcctcgatgTCACCAAGTGGCGCATGATGTCAATCCGTAAGAAGATCGACACGCGTCTGCgcaacgagctcgacaacaAAGGCTACGTCTGTCCCAGGTGCAAAAAGTCGTACTCGACTCTCGAAGTTGCgcatctgctcgacatgtTTCGTAACGTGTTTGTCTGCGACACCCCAGGCTGCAGCACCGAGCTGGTTGATAatgaagaagccgaggaCGTCAAGAGGAGCAAGGACAGTCTCATGCGATtcaacgagcagctctcCACTTTGCTCGGAGGTCTTCGTCGCACCGAAGGAATCACGTTACCTCCTCTCGATGTCGGCGCTTGGCTGACCAAGCATGCCGCCTCGCAGCCTTGGTTTGCCGCCAGGTCGGAAGACGCTTCGtctgctcctccttctACCGTCAATGGCGCGCCTGCTCTGCAGGTGGATCTTGCCTCGAATGATCCGGCAGCCGAAGCCGCAAGACGgctcgccaagcagaaAGCAGAAGACGAACAGCGAAAGCAGAACGCACTGCCTGCCTGGCATCTTGCCAGTACCGTCAGCGGCGAGCAAACCGCTCTGGGTCGTAAGCAACAGCGTCTCAGTTCGTCCAACGgcttcgatcttgacgaGGGTAggcaagacgatgatgccgacgatgacgactACTATGCGCAGTATGCAAGTCTGCAGacggcagaagcagcagcagcagcagcggcagacTCGTCGTCCAAACCCAACCAAGCGCCATTGGTGGATGAGGAAGAGTTTGACGACTTTGAACCTGTCACTCAACCCTCCACCGACGCAGGTACACAGCGAAAGCGATCACGGTCTCGGTCAGCCAGCGATGCAGACAACAAGCGCGCCAAGTCGACGGTACATGCGAGCGCGAGTGGAGATAACACTGTGACGGTAGAGACCGGtgaagacgaggatggcatGGACGACTTTGAGGATGTCGTGTAG
- a CDS encoding uncharacterized protein (related to YVC1 - vacuolar cation channel): MTSVGTHEPLRQLEAELDVHPAIISALIRRTRALTARLIDRDIDEARITGAEGLIDPNVVSAFHELGGDFGDAVPYALMEARKTFERDAEKQPLDHGLNRKRMIACETLVQRLVAHIERNSYEKLPTSTGSYHMCLTKKFRRYESDGDISLPTSALEAAIDQNCVPILASIEARRATQAIWDGSLVQQYSQQGYTYFVPYDRKDDGAFLSHFHPSRLGVPKYSYITNIILWIFFLAIFTVQTRTLKSFDLFEGILWVMAAGYLVEDAARWVKMGGLGAIEFWTVIDIFTDGLLLVSFCFRVASFVAHGKKADSYELRAFQFLACVAPLIWVQLLKVFDGFVYFGTLTVIILRMFKESAIFFTLLALVMVGFGHAFLALDAADESRVDNVLVKIVDLLTQSVLGGADFDLTSEDAFGYPYGHILYYAYCFVTAVILLNILIAFFGTAYSDVVDSADEVYAAFFCQKVIAMVRAPDQFVYLPPFNLLEAFVIAPLEWVTSHETYARINHTVQSVLFAVPLMWIAFYESRMARNGGSIRLPMLETEISDRTHSPLSGTDEDPIVPEMEGSGGLQISRTKFEDLVGKLQR; the protein is encoded by the coding sequence ATGACTTCGGTGGGTACACACGAACCTCTGCGTcagcttgaagctgagCTAGATGTGCATCCTGCCATCATATCGGCTTTAATCCGCCGGACAAGGGCATTGACCGCGCGACTCATCGATCGCGACATCGACGAAGCGAGGATCACAGGGGCCGAAGGGCTGATCGACCCCAACGTCGTTTCGGCTTTTCACGAGCTTGGTGGCGATTTCGGTGATGCAGTACCGTACGCACTGATGGAAGCCCGAAAGACGTTCGAGCGCGATGCTGAGAAACAGCCGCTGGACCATGGCCTTAAcaggaagaggatgatTGCATGCGAAACACTCGTCCAACGTCTCGTCGCCCACATCGAGAGAAATTCGTACGAAAAGCTCCCCACAAGCACGGGCAGCTACCACATGTGCTTGACCAAGAAGTTTCGACGCTACGAGAGCGACGGCGATATCTCGCTGCCAACATCAGCTCTGGAAGCTGCCATCGATCAAAATTGCGTGCCAATTCTGGCATCGATCGAAGCGAGGAGAGCCACGCAGGCCATCTGGGACGGATCACTTGTGCAGCAGTACTCGCAGCAGGGCTACACTTACTTCGTGCCCTACGACCGAAAGGACGACGGCGCCTTCCTGTCGCACTTCCATCCTTCGCGATTGGGTGTACCCAAATACTCGTACATCACCAACATTATCCTTTGGATTTTCTTTTTGGCCATTTTCACTGTACAAACGAGGACGCTCAAGTCCTTCGATCTCTTCGAAGGTATTTTGTGGGTGATGGCTGCTGGCTATCtggtcgaggatgccgCGCGTTGGGTCAAGATGGGCGGATTGGGCGCAATCGAGTTTTGGACCGTGATCGATATCTTCACCGATGGACTGCTCTTGGTGTCGTTTTGCTTCCGCGTGGCTAGCTTTGTTGCCCACGGAAAAAAGGCGGACTCGTACGAGCTGCGGGCGTTCCAGTTCTTGGCGTGCGTTGCACCGCTCATCTgggtgcagctgctcaaagTGTTTGATGGATTTGTCTACTTCGGTACGCTGACGGTCATCATTCTGCGCATGTTCAAAGAGAGTGCCATCTTCTTCACGCTGCTGGCGTTAGTCATGGTGGGCTTCGGCCACGCTTTTCTGGCgcttgatgctgccgacgagTCTCGAGTGGATAATGTGTTGGTCAAGATCGTCGACCTGCTGACCCAGTCGGTGTTGGGTGGGGCCGATTTTGACCTGACTAGCGAGGATGCGTTTGGTTATCCATACGGTCACATCCTCTACTACGCATACTGTTTTGTCACAGCGGTTATTCTACTCAACATTCTCATCGCTTTCTTTGGCACGGCCTACAGCGATGTAGTTGACTCAGCCGATGAGGTATACGCAGCCTTTTTCTGCCAGAAGGTGATTGCGATGGTGCGGGCGCCCGACCAATTCGTCTACCTGCCTCCGTTCAACTTACTGGAAGCGTTTGTGATCGCACCGCTGGAATGGGTGACATCGCACGAGACGTACGCCAGGATCAATCACACAGTACAGTCGGTACTGTTCGCGGTGCCACTGATGTGGATTGCATTCTACGAGAGCCGAATGGCACGGAATGGAGGTTCGATCCGACTACCGATGCTGGAGACAGAGATAAGCGATCGGACGCACTCGCCGCTGAGTGGCACCGATGAGGATCCAATCGTACCTGAGATGGAGGGCAGCGGTGGACTGCAAATTTCACGAACCAAGTTCGAGGACCTTGTCGGCAAGTTGCAGCGCTGA
- a CDS encoding putative E2 ubiquitin-conjugating protein — MSLPKRIIKETERLIADPAPGINATPHEDNLRYFDVVISGPSQSPFEGGVFRLELFLPEEYPMSAPKVRFLTKIYHPNIDKLGRICLDILKDKWSPALQIRTVLLSVQALLSAPNPDDPLANDVAEHYKKDEKGAIEVSRKWTELYAK; from the exons ATGTCTCTGCCAAAACGCATCATCAAG GAGACCGAAAGGCTCATCGCCGACCCAGCACCTGGAATCAACGCAACGCCGCACGAGGATAATTTGAGATACTTCGACGTTGTCATCTCTGGTCCCTCACAGAGCCCCTTTGAAG GCGGCGTTTTCCGTCTTGAGCTCTTCCTGCCAGAGGAGTACCCTATGTCCGCTCCGAAGGTTCGCTTTCTCACAAAGATCTATCATCCAAACATTGACAAGCTTGGCCGCATCTGCTTAGATATTCTCAAAGACAAGTGGTCTCCCGCCCTTCAAATCCGCACAGTCCTTCTCTCCGTTCAGGCTTTACTGTCTGCTCCCAATCCGGACGATCCGCTTGCCAACGATGTCGCCGAACATTACAAGAAGGATGAAAAAGG AGCCATCGAAGTCAGCAGAAAATGGACGGAATTATATGCCAAATAA
- a CDS encoding uncharacterized protein (related to Neural Wiskott-Aldrich syndrome protein) — MPSVSTISSSDKSKVKSAIPSSSNKIITATVGRVYAAHPSPSQWSYTGVEGAVAFVRDLVKATFYFKVIDLKGTRGVIWEHEFYDGFQYNQDRTFFHSFEGDDCLIGFSFADESEANDLFKKVSNRSKYAKSKSSSSSSKKKKASSGGKIDKSMIGAPSGFKHVAHMGFSAEHGFSAENVDPTWQALLEQLGNLGISEKDIRQNESFIKDFVGKRGGPGASARPTPAAAPKAKKVPPPAPTSKRKAPPPPPAPRSRHAATASTASASSSAPAPAPPPPPPRSGTAAATPPPPPPPPLRAPAVSSAPPPPPPPMRPAAGSSAPPPPPMRPAAGSSAPPPPPPPPPMSGSSAPPPPPPPPTSGSAPLPPPQDGRGALLASIQGKGVHNLKKIDAPASSPLGRAAAPVAAAGAGAGAAAAASGFDSPSASGGDGDLASALAAALSQRKENMGDSDEEGSDDDW, encoded by the coding sequence ATGCCCTCGGTCTCCACCATTTCGTCTTCGGACAAATCCAAGGTGAAATCCGCCATTCCTTCGTCCAGCAACAAGATTATCACCGCTACCGTCGGTCGTGTCTATGCTGCTCATCCAAGCCCGTCTCAATGGAGCTACACTGGTGTTGAGGGCGCCGTTGCTTTTGTACGCGATCTCGTCAAGGCTACGTTTTACTTCAAGGTAATCGACCTCAAGGGCACTCGAGGCGTCATCTGGGAGCACGAATTCTACGATGGCTTCCAGTACAATCAGGATCGTACCTTTTTCCATTCGTTTGAGGGCGATGATTGTCTAATAGGCTTTTCCTTTGCCGACGAGAGTGAGGCCAACGACCTTTTCAAAAAGGTCTCGAATCGCAGCAAGTATGCAAAGTCAAAGtccagctcatccagcagcaaaaagaaaaaggcgTCCTCAGgcggcaagatcgacaagTCTATGATTGGCGCCCCCTCTGGCTTCAAGCATGTCGCACACATGGGTTTCTCCGCCGAGCATGGGTTTAGTGCCGAAAACGTCGATCCCACCTGGCAGGCCCTCttggagcagctcggcaaccTCGGCATCAGCGAGAAAGATATTCGTCAGAACGAGAGCTTCATCAAGGACTTTGTTGGCAAACGTGGCGGTCCAGGTGCTAGCGCCAGGCCAACACCGGCCGCGGCTCCTAAAGCAAAGAAGGTGCCGCCTCCCGCTCCAACAAGTAAGCGAAAAGCGCCTCCCCCGCCTCCGGCACCCAGATCTCGCCATGCTGCCACTGCGTCCACCGCCTCTGCATCCTCctcagcaccagcaccagcacctcctccaccgcctcccCGCTCAGGTACAGCAGCTGCTACTCcccctcctcctcctccgcccCCTTTACGCGCTCCAGCCGTCTCGAGTGCACCACCTCCGCCCCCACCGCCTATGCGACCCGCCGCAGGCAGCAGTGCGCCACCCCCACCGCCTATGCGACCCGCCGCAGGCAGCAGTGCGCCACCCCCACCCCCTCCTCCCCCGCCCATGAGTGGCAGCAGTGCACCTCCTCCCCCTCCGCCACCCCCTACAAGTGGCTCGGCTCCCTTGCCGCCGCCTCAGGATGGTCGCGGCGCGCTACTTGCTTCCATTCAGGGCAAGGGTGTGCACAACCTCAAAAAGATCGATGCACCCGCTTCATCTCCTCTTGGGAGAGCCGCTGCGCCAGTCGCAGCCGCCGGTGCCGGTGCcggagcagctgccgccgcaTCGGGCTTTGATTCGCCCAGTGCAAGCGGAGGCGATGGTGATCTTGCGAgtgctcttgctgctgctctcaGTCAGCGCAAAGAGAACATGGGCGACTCCGACGAAGAGGGGTCCGACGATGATTGGTGA